tgatcccagtggtctgtagcacagaccctggtactgccacactgcttttcccggggtttcactgcagctgctgctgctgccaacccctcagacaggcagctgccctcctggggtccagccaggcctggcccaggatggcagaataaaggacttcctctgagagagggtgtgacaccctctccctttggaaaatggtgtgaaggcaagggaggagtagcctcccccagcctctggaaatgctttcttgggcacagatgtgcccaattctgcataagccagtctacacaggttcaggggaccccttagccctgctctggcgcgaaactggacaaaggaaaggggagtgaccactcccctgacctgtacctcccctgggaggtgcccagagctcctccagtgtgctccagacctctgccaccttggaaacagaggtgctgatggcacactggactgctctgagtggccagtgccaccaggtgacgtcagagactccttgtgataggctccttcaggtgttgctagcctatcctctctcctaggtagccaaaccctcttttctggctatttagggtctctgtctcttgggattccttagataacgaatgcaagagctcatccgagttcctctgcatctctctcttcaccttctgccaaggaatcgactgctgaccgcgctggaagcctgcaaacctgcaacatagtagcaaagacgactactgcaactctgtaacgctgatcctgccaccttctaaactgttttctggtggtgcatgctgtgggggtagtctgcctcctctctgcactagaaactccaaagaaatctcccgtgggtcgacggaatcgtccccctgcaaccgcaggcaccaaaaagctgcattaccggtcccttgggtctcctctcagcacgacgagcgaggttcctcgaatccagcaactctgtccaagtgactcccacagtccagtgactcttcagtccaagtttggtggaggtaagtccttgtctcacctcgctagactgcattgctgagaaccgcgacttttgcagctactccggcccctgtgcacttccggcggaaatccttcgtgcacagccaagcctgggtccactgcactctaacctgcattgcacgactttctaagttggtctccggcgacgtgggactcctatgtgtaacttcgggtgagcaccgtttcatgcatcctcgtagtgcctgtttctggcacttctctgggtactAACtgatgctaagagggctccttgtcttactcgacgtcccctctacctactggtccaatttgcgacctcctggtccctcctgggccacagcagtgtccaaaaacgctaaccgcacgatttgcagctagcaaggtttgttggcgttctttcggcgggaaaacacttctgcacgactctaccaggcgagtgggatccgttctcaaaagggaaagtctctagccctttgcgttcctgcagaaaccgcagcttcttcagtccagtcgaagcttctttacacccgcagctggcatttcctgggcatctgcccatctctgacttgcttgtgacttttggacttggtccccttgttccacaggtaccccagattggaaatccagcgttgttgcattgttggtttgtgtctttcctgccttattcccctatcacgacttctttgtcctttggggaactttagtgcactttgcactcacttttcagggtcttggggtgggcaatttttctaaccctcactattttctaatagtcccagcgaccctctacaaggtcacataggtttggggtccattcgtggttcgcattccacttctggagtatatggtttgtgttgcccctatccctatgtgtctccattgcatcctattttaactatacattgtttgcactgtttcctaagactatactgcatatttctggtattgtgtatatatatcttgtgtatatttcctatcctctcactgagggtacactctgagatactttggcatattgtcataaaaataaagtacctttatttttagtataactgtgtattgtgttttcttatgatattgtgcatatgacactaagtggtactgtagtagcttcacacgtctcctagttcagcctaagctgctctgctaagctaccattatctatcagcctaagctgctagacaccctatacactaataagggataactgggcctggtgcaaggtgcaagtaccccttggtactcactacaagccagtccagcctcctacagctggggATTGTTATCTCGAGCCCGGCAGCTGCTATTGTATTGGCGGTCGGAATGGTATATTGGTGGGCGGGCTGGCTGTCATAATGtgccggtactaccgccacattatcactgaccaccggggtcataatgacctccttagtgtAAATGCTCATCTCTGATTActgcaggaaatccctctgctaGCTACGCAAAGTCTATGTAGGCAAGGGATTGTGGTCATGGGAAGGTAAAGGGACCTGTCTAAGGTgaaacagtgcaggcagggatATCAGCTTATCACTGGACCACGCAGACACTTTTGGCAattttaaccaaaaactccatgttATTTGCTGCCCATGAACCTTGGACCACACTCTGCGCCGGTGCCTTCCAGGTTCTCTGCTTGGTCCTGACTCTGTAACTTTATATCGCCAATATTCTCCCAGTGTTCATTCTCCTCCAGCTGTAAAGTCCTCTCTGTAAAGTATTCTCCTAGTTGCTTAGTTCTCCCTGTTCTCTCCAACTACAGACACAGTAGTGGCAAGCCCTGTCACTTCCTGCAGCCTCCTGGCTGCCTGGAAATgctgccacaagggtgtgagtagcaGAGATAGACCATAACAAAGATGTGTCTTGCTGCGATACACCATAACAAAGGTTAGTACGGCTGAGACAGACCATAACAAAGATGTGTCTAACTGAGACAGACCATAACAAAGATGTGTCTAGCTGAGACAGACCATAACAAAGATGTGTCTGAGACAGACCATAACAAAGATGTGTCTAGCTGCGATAGACCATAGCAAAGGTTAGTACAGCTGAGACAGACCATAACAAAGATGTGTCTAGCTGCGATAGACCATAACAAAGGTTAGTACAGCTGAGACAGACCATAACAAAGATGTGTCTATCTGCGATAGACCATAGCAAAGGTTAGTACAGCTGAGACAGACCATAACAAAGATGTGTCTAGCTGTGATAGACCATAACAAAGGTTAGTACAGCTGAGACAGACCATAACAAAGATTTGTCTAGCGGAGATAACCCATAACAAAGGTTAGTACAGCTGAGACAGACCATAACAAAGATGTGACTAGCTGCGACAGATTATAACAAAGGTGAGTCCTACTGAGATAGACGATAGCAAAGGTCTGACCAGCGGACACAGACCATAACAAAGATGTGTCTAGCTGTGATAGACCATAACAAAGGTTAGTACAGCTGAGACAGACTATAACAAAGATGTGTCTAGCTGAAGACAGACCATAACAAAGGTTAGTACAGCTGAGACAGACCATAACAAAGTATAGTACAGCTGAGACAGACCATAACAAAGTGTTTATAGCGGAGATAAACCATAACAAAGGTTAGCACAGCTGAGACAGACCATAACAAAGATGTGTATAGCGGAGATAAACCATAACAAAGGTTAGTACAGCTGAGACAGACCATAACAAAGATGTGTCTAGCTGCGATAGACCATAACAAAGTATAGTACAGCTGAGACAGACCATAACAAAGATGTTTATAGCGGAGATAAACCATAACAAAGGTTATCACAGCTGAGACAGCCCATAAAAAAGATGTGTATAGCGGAGATAAACCATAACAAAGGTTAGTACAGCTGAGACAGACCATAACAAAGATGTGTATAGCGGAGATAAACCATAACAGAGGTTAGTACAGCTGAGACAGACCATAACAACGATGTGTATAGCGGAGATAAACCATAACAAAGGTTAGTACAGCTGAGACAGACCAAAACAAAGATGTGTCTGGCTGAAATAGACCTTTAGGCGTGTTGTGATGTCTGTGAACTCTGCCTGCTGGTATGACAATAACGTCATGCATTTCCTTGTGTCTGTGAGCAATGCAGGGCACAAGTCGGGAGTACACGCGAGTAGACGGCGTCTACCCACTATTTTCCAGGGTATCCCGCAGTCCACCCTGCCATGAGGTTGAGGCGCACAGAAGCATGTTAAGCTTGTTCAGGTGTAAGTTTCAGACCCTGGGACACACTCGGCAGTGCCTGCTTTCCTTCAAGCAGCAGCGTGCAGGGTGAAGTTGGGAGGGGCCTTATGAGATTCCAGCTGGACCCATAACAAAGGCCGAAGTTAAGGGCAAACTTTTAGAGTATCCTGATTGGGGGCTATGAGGCGAGAGGGGCGGACACCTAAATGCAAATGCAATGGAGGGATGGAAAGAAATAAAGGCTCACAGCTTGCAGTCACTTCGCAGGTGCTTAAGAGAGGCTGCTGTGACTCTGTTCAGTCCCTGTATAGGAGACATAAGTAGGCACTGTAAGGAGGTCTGACGTGTTGGTCTCTCTccatatttacacaaataataatttaaatatcaCGATTTGATCTTATTTCTTTTAAAGATCTATTGTGCTGATCATGCCAATGCAggatgtcagagcgcttcacatcaCACGTACATATTACACGttgacaataaatcatgtgtgTAAATCATAGCACAGGATGTGTTACGTAAGAcactgagggttacaaggtgtagtagCCACATGTCCTTCACAGCTCTCTGTGCTCATTAGAAGGATCACAATTTAAGAACTGCGagaaacaaaaggatctctgtgttaaaagcagtaacccacttacctgctACATACAATGCACATGTGTcccctgcatgttacatgatgtccTTTGCAGAAGACACTCtaaccctctctgctactttaATTCAACACTGGGACTGTGCGCTGCAGAGATCCCTGCAGCAAATGTGTAACCTCCAGAGCTATCCTACCGTTATCAGTACTGGCTGAGATCTAGTTGGAACACAAAGGTCTCTGCAGCGGGTGCCTTAACCCCatcagatattttaaaatgcagactttgcaaccaattaagcagaacagatttactgccacatttctccttctTGACAATTTCTTTGCGGCagggttttaaaaaatacattttctaagttgaggcccagattttgagtCAGGGTTGCCACAAACCCAACGTAAAATCTTAATtagttaaatattgtaatgtggaCACATGTACTaacgatagacctgctaaacatgtgtgtgcggtgttaagatctgatgccacATCTtgggatgtcacttcctgtgaggtcatggattgtgatgtcacttcctgtgattctgtgtgtgatgtCATATGATGTCACGTGCCATGATCTCACTTGCATAATGTCCTGCTTGGTTAGTGGCCCCACGTCTATTTTCGGACTTGTGCCCTGAGCTGTGCCTGTTGGTATGACAATAACGTCATGCATTTCCTGATGTTTGTGACCTCTGCCTGTTGGTATGCCCATGACGTAATTCGTACCCTGCTTTGTGGTGGACTAGCCTGGTGATAGAGTCATGCCCCTGTTGGAGGGTCGAGGTGTGAAGATGTGACTGTGACTGGCTGGTGCCCTCTGCACCTCTTGTGGTCTGTAGTGACCTCACACTCGCCTCACCCCTCCTGTGCAGCCTTGGGGGGTCCTGGAGGAGTGAACATGGCACCCTCCTGTGTGGTGGACTAGCCTGTTGATAGAGTCATGCCCCTGTTGGAGGGTCGAGGTGTGAAGATATGACTGTGATTGATGCTCTCTGGTGCCCTCTGCACCTCTTGTGGTCTGTAGTGACCTCACACTCGTCTCTCTCCTCCAGGGCAGCCTTGGGGGGTCCTGGAGGAGTGAACATGGCACCCTGCTGTGTGGTGGACTAACCTGTTGATAGAGTCATGCCCCTGTTGGAGGGTCGAGGTGTGAAGATATGAGTGTGATTGATGCTCTCTGGTGCCCTCTGCACCTCTTGTGGTCTGTAGTGCCCTCACACTCGCCTCTCCCCTCCAGTGCAGCCTCGGGGGGCCCTGGAGGAGTGAACATGGCACCCTGCTGTGTGGTGGACTAGCCTGGTGATAGAGTCATGCTCCTGTTGGAGGGTCGAGGTGTGAAGATGTGACTGTGATTGATGCTCTCTGGTGCCCTCTGCACCTCTTGTGGTCTGTAGTTACCTCACACTCGTCTCTCTCCTCCAGGGCAGCCTTGGGGGGTCCTGGAGGAGTGAACATGGCACCCTGCTGTGTGGTGGACTAACCTGTTGATAGAGTCATGCCCCTGTTGGAGGGTCGAGGTGTGAAGATGTGACTGTGACTGGCTGCTGCCCTCTGCACCTCTTGTGGTCTGTAGTGCCCTCACACTCGACTCTCCCCTCCAGTGCAGCCTCGGGAGGCCCTGGAGGAGTGAACATGGCACCCTGCTGTGTGGTGGACTAGCCTGGTGATAGAGTCATGCCCCTGTTGGAGGGTCGAGGTGTGAAGATGTGACTGTGATTGGCTGGTGCCCTCTGCACCTCTTGTGGTCTGTAGTGCCCTCACACTCGCCTCTCCCCTTCAGTGTAGCCTTGGGGGGTCCTGGAGGAGTGAACATGGCACCCTGCTGTGTGGTGGACTAGCCTGTTGATAGAGTCATGTTCCTGTTGGAGGGTTGAGGTGTGAAGATGTGACTGTGACTGATGATCTCTGGTGCCCTCTGCGCCTCTTGTGGTCTGTAGTGACCTCACACTCGTCTCTTCCCTCCAGTGCAGCCTTGGGGGGTCCTGGAGGAGTGAACATGGCACCCTGATGACCATGCGCCTTGGGGTCAACGGGACCATCACCGGCACCTACCAGTCATCCAGCAAAGCCCCGACGTCTGTGCTGATTGGATACCAGCAGCAGGGCGACAACCCAACCTTCGGAGTGACGGTCAAGAACAGCGCTGCACGTGAGTACTGCGCGGCGCTATGTCTTCTCGGCGCTGTGGGAGGCGCACGCCCCTCCTGCGCCCACTTCTCCCTGTTTCTACTCCCTCCCCGCCTACCTTACACCCCTTTCCTCTTCTTGGGATGTTTTGTACTGTTGCTCTGACATCAGCATCTTTTGGTGGTGGATGGGAAAGGGGGAGGCACCGGTCACTTCCGCAAACATCAGCATCTCATGGggagtggatggggagggggcaggTACAGGTCATGTCTACTGACGTCAGCATCTCATGGGGAGTGGATAGGGAGGGGGGGCAGGTACAGGTCACTTCTGCTGACGTCAGCATCTCATGGGGGGTGGATGGGGAGGGGCAGGTACAGGTCACGTCTACTGACGTCAGCATCTCATGGAGGTGGATGTGGAGGGGCAGGTACAGGTCACGTCTACTGACGTCAGCATCTCATgggggtggatggggagggggggcaggtacAGGTCACGTCTACTGACGTCAGCATCTCACGGAGGtgtctggggagggggggcaggtacAGGTCACTTCTGCTGACGTCAGCATCTCCTGGggagtggatggggagggggggcaggtacAGGTCACTTCTACTGACGTCAGCATCTCATGGAGGTGGATGTGGAGGGGGCAGGTACAGGTCACGTCTACTGACGTCAGCATCTCATGGGGAGTGGATAGGGAGGGGGGGCAGGTACAGGTCACTTCTGCTGACGTCAGCATCTCATgagggtggatggggagggggggcaggtacaggtcacttctgctgacgtcagcatctcatgagggtggatggggaggggggcaggtacAGGTCACGTCTACTGACGTCAGCATCTCATGGGGAGTGGATAGGGAGGGGGGGCAGGTACAGGTCACTTCTGCTGACGTCAGCATCTCATGAGGGTGGATGGGGGGGGCAGGTACAGGTGACGTCTACTGACGTCAGCATCTCATgagggtggatggggaggggggcaggtacAGGTCATGTCTACTGACGTCAGCATCTCATGGAGGTGGATGTGGAGGGGCAGGTACAGGTCACGTCTACTGACGTCACAATGTGACTGCACGCACCTTAAGAGCTGCAGTCAATATAATAATGTCTGTAAGTGATGGACCCGAACTACAGGCCGAACCTAGAGGCAGGTAAGGTAGAGAGACATTCCTCCCCGCAGCGCCTGTACACAAGGACCCCGTGGAGCCTTAACACAAGGGAAGACAAATCGATATTCATTTACTGGGTGATTTATATAAAGTCAGACCAGGAAACTTGGATAAATCCCGGCTTCTCCGCTTAAAATatctgatcttaggcaaatattctaTTTCACCAAAGCTTTCTTTTCTCCATTATGGCATATGAAATCAGGTTCAGATATGTGAGATCGGACTAGCAGTTGTACACAACTATCACTTTATTAAACCCTTTTCTCACCGTGCCTTGCTCCCCTCTCTTGCAGCCACCATCACCATGCTGGCAGGGCAGTGCTACACAAAGCCTGATGGAGAACCAACCCTGAGAACCACCTGGATCCTGAGAGAGCCAATGGGAAACCTGACAGAGGACTGGAAGAGCTCACGGTGAGGGGGGGGCACTGATGTGTGGGTGGGAGAGCTGCCCATTTGGTGGAGGAGATCTCTCTACTCCGTATTATAACCAGGCTCGAGTCCCGGGaccggctcagcatcctgtgattctgggaaaatcacttaatctgcccACGAAgaatgaatgtgtctttgtgttacgtaactggtgctcatgtaaagcgcttcaatgccttcgGACGAgttagcgctatagaaaactgcaaaaaaaatggaTGACGTGTCCCTGAGTCTTGCATGCATTAGGGTCTCTATACTGTTCACTTCTGGCTTCCAAGCGCTTTGATTCATAGCTCTGTCCTTGCCCCTTTGCAGGTAACTGACAGCACTGACTGTGGTTTGTCTGGATAGCTCTATGTAACTCTTTCcggtcagggttagcgccaaaattgtgacgctaaccctgaacagtacctaGGGGCGCTTTGAAAACagtgatgtgcccccttttaacgcctgctctgagcaggctttaaaaatgccgaaaacaatgaagcaaagaaatcttgtagatttctttgcccattttttcagcccctagtgcatacattatttctggtgcaggcataatgtggcgcaagggattacaaagtggtgcaatgcatgtattgcgcgaCTTTGTAAATCTTGcacagcgtttttgccataatatcgtcacattagcataaaaaaaatgatgctaatgtggcaatattatggcataaggggctcttaaatctgccccatgtttCATCATAACCCGCATATTAGCACATATCTTCGTATTATCAACATACACTTCATCAGTGGTTGAAGCGCATTAAGAAAAGTATGGGACCCTTGAtgctgtatgcaaaggggcgtggTTTGTGAGCGTGGGGGTGGGGTCAAAGACGTGGCTAAAAAACTAAACATTCTCTTACTTTTCTCAGTCTTTCACCTTCAGATAAGTAAGTATAAAATAAGGCAAAATAAGGCAACATAATAaggttacataaaaaataaattcaaGTTCAGTTAATCAGTGTGATACGCTACTGTATATCACAAATCCTGTTAGTTAATGCTCTGCAGAGGtcagtgtgtaaccagagagccactgaACTGACTCCTGGGTGGTGCAGCGGAGAACAGTGACTTGTGTATGTCTAGTGCTACGAGGCCCCAGCCAGTGACAGAAGGCACTGCATATGTAAGTCATCATTTTAAACTTGGATTACACACAGTTTTAGATATAGTGCTACTAAATTTAGAACAACATTGAAGATAAAGCGGTTCCAAAATCTACATTTTGGTAATATCCAGACTGTACAGAGtatattttttttactgtccaTTAACAGCCACACTTCACATCtgagctggtaactcccttgcaataccactcaaaaagaataaatctgtgtCGTCAGGAAGCTTCAAGTGGCTCCATCATTTAAAGCCATTTCT
The nucleotide sequence above comes from Pleurodeles waltl isolate 20211129_DDA unplaced genomic scaffold, aPleWal1.hap1.20221129 scaffold_65, whole genome shotgun sequence. Encoded proteins:
- the LOC138278823 gene encoding avidin-related protein 4/5-like yields the protein MFFFDSTMALRCLSGIIALVLLVAIADSAHGLCSLGGSWRSEHGTLMTMRLGVNGTITGTYQSSSKAPTSVLIGYQQQGDNPTFGVTVKNSAAPTITMLAGQCYTKPDGEPTLRTTWILREPMGNLTEDWKSSRFGTASFSTNDNVNGEAARQWTGGQSQIHRTPKPTEGKVRS